In the genome of Eggerthella sp. YY7918, one region contains:
- a CDS encoding ferritin — translation MDARVYELLNDQINKELYSAYLYLSFADYYEEEGLEGFANWYEIQAAEERDHALIFRNYLHENGQAVKLLAIDQPDKVFTNFLEPLEAALEHEKYVTSLINDIYAAAAEVKDYRTMKFLDWFIEEQQEEEDNAEKMITRMKLFGSDAKALYDLDQENAARVYSVPSPLATAE, via the coding sequence ATGGATGCACGTGTGTACGAATTGCTGAACGATCAGATTAACAAGGAGCTGTACTCAGCCTATCTCTACCTGTCCTTTGCGGATTATTATGAGGAAGAAGGCCTTGAGGGCTTCGCTAACTGGTATGAGATCCAGGCCGCCGAGGAGCGTGACCATGCCCTTATCTTCCGCAACTATCTGCACGAGAACGGTCAAGCCGTAAAACTTCTGGCCATCGACCAGCCCGACAAGGTGTTCACCAACTTCTTGGAGCCGCTCGAGGCCGCCCTTGAGCACGAGAAGTACGTGACAAGTCTCATCAACGATATTTACGCTGCGGCGGCCGAGGTGAAGGATTATCGTACGATGAAGTTCCTCGACTGGTTTATCGAAGAGCAGCAGGAGGAAGAGGACAACGCCGAAAAGATGATCACGCGCATGAAGCTGTTCGGCTCCGATGCCAAGGCTCTCTACGATCTGGACCAGGAAAACGCTGCGCGCGTTTATTCCGTGCCCAGCCCTCTGGCAACTGCAGAATAA
- a CDS encoding response regulator transcription factor, translating into MQGNQAKTLLAGAGFACFLAMNSFSLWGFTLLPQTTLGAEGVTWWSVPLAYSNALAFLLFALGAYKAPALFSRNPLFAAVILIALALILLSGHLVLDAPLMLAVAGTCMGLGTTCCFFCWARAFREDGITAAKFEIVLGSVLSAVPFLAFLTLDPSALVFTLSLLAFCNLLALFFRGRIDAPEDTSIGNIEPLRSVLSRSWKAFLCIGMIGLMAPVIAALTQEPLDAAGFTQQALMVHSENICAAAILGIAWFGLKRKMDISTSFTLLFPILATALLLFSFIGENARIIVPYVGGVSFVVISMVVTIESVSDSIERNTNLTVVYGLNAGLLYCANQAGAVLTDILGKNLLLEGTSIIGVMFALLYGCSIVLFFITRKSTHKNGARDGANQDEMPEIDTVDIACRELIEQHGFSERQAEVLTYLAHGYDIPTIAKKLFLSENTVRTHAKKVYAALDVHSKQEIIELVNAPRT; encoded by the coding sequence ATGCAGGGGAATCAGGCAAAGACATTACTTGCAGGTGCAGGATTCGCCTGCTTTCTTGCTATGAATTCATTTTCGCTGTGGGGCTTCACGCTGCTGCCGCAGACCACCTTGGGTGCCGAGGGCGTTACGTGGTGGAGCGTGCCCTTGGCCTACAGTAACGCACTGGCGTTTCTTTTGTTTGCCCTTGGCGCGTACAAAGCACCTGCTCTTTTTAGTCGCAATCCCCTCTTTGCCGCAGTAATCCTCATTGCCTTGGCTCTCATTTTACTGAGCGGGCATTTGGTTCTTGATGCACCTTTGATGCTGGCTGTTGCCGGCACGTGTATGGGATTGGGAACAACATGCTGTTTCTTCTGCTGGGCGCGCGCGTTTCGCGAAGACGGCATCACTGCAGCAAAGTTCGAGATTGTCTTGGGTTCGGTCCTTTCGGCTGTTCCCTTCCTCGCCTTTCTTACCCTTGACCCCTCGGCCCTTGTGTTCACCCTTAGCCTGCTTGCGTTTTGTAACCTGCTTGCCCTGTTCTTTCGCGGACGCATCGATGCGCCGGAGGACACTTCTATTGGAAACATCGAACCCCTGCGTTCTGTCTTGTCACGATCATGGAAGGCGTTCTTATGCATTGGCATGATCGGCCTTATGGCGCCAGTCATCGCAGCACTTACTCAGGAGCCCCTCGATGCCGCCGGATTCACGCAGCAGGCGCTCATGGTTCACTCCGAGAACATCTGCGCAGCTGCCATTTTGGGAATAGCTTGGTTCGGCCTCAAGCGAAAGATGGATATCAGCACGTCGTTTACGCTTCTTTTCCCCATTCTGGCAACCGCGCTTTTGCTGTTCTCGTTCATCGGCGAAAACGCTCGTATCATCGTTCCTTATGTGGGCGGGGTTTCGTTTGTCGTCATTTCCATGGTCGTCACCATTGAAAGCGTTTCTGACAGCATTGAACGCAACACCAATCTCACGGTTGTGTATGGACTGAATGCAGGGCTTTTGTACTGCGCGAACCAAGCGGGCGCCGTTCTCACGGATATTTTGGGGAAGAATCTTCTGCTGGAGGGAACCTCTATTATCGGCGTCATGTTTGCCCTGCTCTACGGCTGTTCCATTGTGCTGTTTTTCATCACGCGCAAAAGTACGCACAAAAATGGCGCTCGGGACGGGGCCAACCAAGACGAGATGCCGGAAATCGATACCGTGGACATCGCCTGTCGGGAACTTATCGAACAACACGGCTTTTCCGAACGTCAAGCAGAAGTACTCACCTATCTGGCGCATGGCTACGATATCCCCACCATTGCGAAAAAGCTGTTTTTGTCCGAGAACACCGTACGAACGCACGCCAAAAAGGTCTATGCGGCGCTTGATGTTCACAGCAAGCAGGAAATCATTGAATTGGTGAACGCGCCGCGCACGTAA
- a CDS encoding FAD-binding protein — translation MELNRRDFLKGAGAVGALGALGTVGLVGCAPASTSGEDSKATTSDTSALNAETVSKTQWSFEIPPEPIADSDIAETFSADVIVVGAGMAGTCCAVSTAEGGLSVILIDAGTKPISRGGSNQAIGTKYQKEMGIDYSPKDALEHVKIEQLAGFYSMDKMKWSRWLQHSGESMDWMIDKMTAKGLKVNLEPPYTDPDGTLAAPASVHNFWNDENPLGVFQGAPLCAQAYADTLTQDLGQEIHFQTRGVQLIREDNNTGRVSAVIAQRADGTYAKYEAAKAVVLATGDFSKDEDMMAKYAPDVYNALKDQLMFGEDTVDFDAGMVYSGLMPGDGHKMGLWVGAGWQKVFPNPCAVNGGVPGPSHCVIDNFWGLNLNINGKRFQNENTNFAFGARSLMTQPQMTAFGIWDSAYAHTQEEWETLGCSVGNVTPQKPLKPEDLIAGWDAQAEKGTYFKADTIEELVDQLEGINKEEALASIERYNKYAEQGYDEEYQVNPSILFPISTPPFYAAKTTGVTFLTVMGGLRTNENLQICQDDDTPIEGLYCVGTMIGDFFAGTYNFGLPGQNLGACCCTLPYVLGRDLAAL, via the coding sequence ATGGAACTAAACCGTCGAGATTTTCTCAAGGGTGCAGGAGCGGTCGGAGCGCTTGGTGCGCTCGGCACCGTGGGCCTGGTAGGTTGTGCGCCCGCGAGCACTTCGGGAGAGGATTCGAAAGCGACGACCAGCGACACCAGCGCGCTCAATGCGGAAACGGTGTCCAAGACTCAGTGGAGCTTTGAAATTCCGCCCGAGCCTATCGCTGATAGCGACATCGCCGAGACGTTTTCGGCCGATGTCATCGTGGTGGGTGCAGGCATGGCCGGCACGTGCTGTGCGGTTTCCACCGCTGAGGGCGGCCTGAGCGTTATCCTGATCGACGCGGGTACCAAGCCTATTTCGCGCGGTGGTTCGAACCAGGCTATCGGCACGAAATATCAGAAGGAAATGGGTATCGACTACTCGCCGAAAGACGCCCTTGAGCACGTGAAGATCGAGCAGCTGGCGGGCTTCTATTCCATGGACAAGATGAAGTGGTCGCGCTGGTTGCAGCACAGCGGCGAGTCGATGGACTGGATGATCGACAAGATGACGGCAAAGGGACTGAAGGTTAACCTTGAGCCGCCCTACACCGATCCCGACGGAACGCTCGCAGCGCCCGCGTCGGTTCATAACTTCTGGAACGACGAGAATCCGCTTGGCGTCTTCCAGGGTGCTCCGCTGTGCGCGCAGGCGTATGCCGACACGCTTACGCAGGACCTTGGCCAGGAAATTCACTTCCAGACGCGCGGCGTGCAGTTGATCCGCGAGGACAACAACACGGGCCGTGTGAGCGCTGTTATCGCTCAGCGTGCCGACGGCACGTACGCCAAGTACGAAGCTGCTAAGGCGGTCGTGCTGGCCACCGGCGATTTCTCGAAAGACGAAGACATGATGGCCAAATATGCGCCGGATGTTTACAACGCCCTTAAAGATCAGCTCATGTTCGGCGAAGACACCGTCGACTTCGATGCCGGCATGGTGTATTCAGGCCTCATGCCGGGAGACGGCCACAAGATGGGCCTGTGGGTTGGTGCCGGTTGGCAGAAGGTGTTCCCGAACCCGTGTGCCGTTAACGGTGGAGTTCCCGGGCCGAGCCACTGCGTCATCGACAACTTCTGGGGCTTGAATCTCAATATCAACGGCAAGCGTTTCCAGAACGAGAACACGAACTTCGCCTTCGGCGCGCGCTCGCTCATGACGCAGCCGCAGATGACGGCATTCGGCATTTGGGACAGCGCCTATGCGCATACGCAGGAAGAGTGGGAGACGCTCGGCTGCTCGGTGGGCAATGTGACGCCGCAAAAGCCGCTCAAGCCCGAAGATCTTATCGCGGGCTGGGATGCTCAGGCTGAAAAGGGCACCTACTTCAAGGCCGATACCATCGAAGAGCTGGTCGATCAGCTTGAGGGCATCAACAAGGAAGAAGCCCTTGCTTCCATCGAGCGTTACAACAAGTACGCTGAGCAGGGCTACGACGAGGAATATCAGGTGAATCCCAGCATCCTGTTCCCCATCAGCACCCCGCCATTCTATGCGGCAAAGACCACGGGCGTGACCTTCCTTACGGTTATGGGCGGTTTGCGCACGAATGAGAACCTGCAAATCTGCCAGGACGACGATACTCCCATTGAAGGTTTGTACTGCGTGGGTACGATGATCGGCGACTTCTTTGCGGGTACGTACAACTTCGGTCTGCCGGGTCAGAACCTGGGCGCCTGCTGCTGCACGCTGCCGTACGTTCTCGGTCGCGACTTGGCTGCGCTGTAG
- a CDS encoding LysR family transcriptional regulator: protein MDIRQLEYFIAVAQRGNFTKAAEDLFITRQALSKAVRNLEHETGLTLLSSKDGHLVLTDDGRALCDSAEPVVEAYRQLEERYLERTGEAPVRQTLAVAMAHGTAQSMPDKTIDVFRMAHPDIRLSIEEVTTEAAIDMAQTGESDISLVGSAPPYLGGFDIMLVVETNTYVYVPKESELASKEKLTLPDIEGQPFITFGKRNHLHRFFIEACEAAGVQPDILMTTSDADLLVRTAEQQRALYFGFPPHINPITSPTSVLLPLDTGTDIVFGTYAIKRRGSALSSAARSFWKFLAQV from the coding sequence GTGGATATACGTCAATTGGAATATTTTATTGCCGTCGCCCAACGTGGCAACTTTACAAAAGCAGCCGAAGATTTGTTCATTACACGCCAAGCGCTCAGCAAGGCAGTACGCAACCTTGAACACGAAACCGGACTCACTCTTTTGTCGAGCAAGGACGGTCATCTCGTACTCACCGATGACGGGCGAGCTTTGTGCGACAGCGCCGAACCCGTGGTGGAAGCCTATCGGCAGCTTGAAGAGCGCTACCTTGAAAGAACGGGAGAAGCCCCCGTTCGTCAAACGCTTGCGGTTGCCATGGCTCATGGTACGGCACAATCTATGCCTGACAAGACCATTGACGTGTTTCGCATGGCGCATCCTGACATTCGACTGTCGATCGAAGAGGTGACGACCGAAGCAGCTATTGACATGGCGCAAACGGGCGAATCGGACATCAGTCTCGTGGGTTCCGCGCCTCCCTATTTGGGAGGATTCGATATCATGCTGGTGGTGGAAACCAACACCTATGTATATGTGCCCAAGGAAAGCGAGCTTGCGTCAAAGGAAAAGCTGACGCTGCCCGATATAGAAGGCCAGCCTTTCATCACCTTTGGGAAGCGCAACCACCTGCATCGCTTTTTCATCGAAGCGTGCGAGGCGGCCGGCGTGCAGCCAGACATCCTCATGACCACCTCCGATGCCGATCTGCTTGTGCGCACGGCCGAGCAACAGCGCGCCTTGTACTTCGGCTTCCCGCCGCACATCAATCCCATCACCTCGCCCACAAGCGTGCTGCTTCCGCTTGATACCGGCACCGATATCGTCTTTGGCACCTATGCCATCAAGCGCCGCGGTTCCGCCCTCTCTTCAGCCGCTCGCTCTTTCTGGAAATTCCTCGCCCAGGTGTAA
- a CDS encoding FAD-dependent oxidoreductase, which produces MGSKGFSRRDFLKFGAVGAAGAAAAGLAGCAPAATDTAKGDAAATSGGAVETSEAVIKLTDSMPTWSFMVPPEPIADDQITETIENDIIVVGGGMSGFTTAVSAAEQGAKVTLFSASSAPISRGGSNFARNSKVMEELGVKPFDPVPFFYHEMRAASFAVDQRKWMRGYNNSEEAMNWMIDIARNAGLEVIMERDNTFDMGPNYAHAFSTLGDSSMVSTGQQGAVEALEAKAKELGVEVIYDTKAEQLLREGDKTGRVTGVVASKIADGSYVKFVAKQAVVLATGDYSTDKEMLACYCPEALKYVGFEQKETDYNTSFNMGGIYGGDGQKMGLWIGAAWQHAQAAPMYQGGWGGSHEPCGFHMGLNVNTRTERYQREDISAPYSAHHLLSQPGNIAYGIWTPNYPQAIIDKGHEWYLFGMDYTLPAKTADEMIAMWDEGVEKGSYFKADTLDDLAKQLDLDATKLKEVVARYNEMCDKGVDEDFHKNPDFLVKIDEAGPFYAATNTCTFMTIMGGLRTSANMEVCDENDEPIPGLFNVGCMIGDMYANEYNFAIPGNSYGINCLTFGYLLGRDLAAGKFE; this is translated from the coding sequence ATGGGAAGCAAAGGTTTTTCACGTCGTGACTTTCTGAAGTTTGGCGCGGTCGGCGCAGCCGGTGCTGCTGCGGCTGGTTTGGCGGGATGCGCGCCGGCAGCCACCGATACGGCAAAGGGCGACGCTGCTGCAACAAGCGGCGGAGCGGTCGAAACGTCCGAGGCTGTCATCAAGCTCACCGACAGTATGCCCACCTGGTCGTTCATGGTTCCGCCGGAGCCTATTGCCGACGATCAAATCACCGAAACCATCGAAAACGACATCATCGTTGTGGGCGGCGGCATGTCCGGTTTCACCACGGCGGTATCTGCCGCCGAACAGGGCGCCAAGGTGACGCTGTTCTCGGCTTCGAGCGCCCCCATTTCGCGCGGCGGCTCCAACTTCGCTCGCAACTCGAAGGTTATGGAAGAGCTGGGCGTCAAGCCGTTTGACCCGGTACCGTTCTTCTATCATGAGATGCGCGCGGCCTCGTTTGCTGTTGACCAGAGAAAGTGGATGCGCGGTTACAACAACTCCGAAGAGGCCATGAACTGGATGATCGACATCGCCCGCAACGCCGGCCTTGAGGTCATCATGGAGCGCGACAACACGTTCGACATGGGTCCGAACTACGCGCATGCATTCTCCACGCTCGGCGACAGCTCTATGGTGTCCACCGGTCAGCAGGGTGCCGTGGAAGCGCTTGAAGCGAAGGCCAAGGAACTTGGCGTGGAAGTCATCTATGACACGAAGGCCGAACAGCTTCTGCGTGAGGGCGACAAGACGGGCCGTGTGACCGGCGTCGTTGCATCCAAGATAGCCGACGGCAGCTACGTAAAGTTCGTCGCGAAGCAGGCGGTGGTTCTGGCGACGGGCGACTACTCCACCGACAAGGAGATGCTGGCCTGCTACTGCCCCGAGGCCCTGAAGTATGTGGGCTTCGAGCAGAAGGAGACCGACTACAACACCAGCTTCAACATGGGCGGTATCTATGGCGGCGACGGCCAGAAGATGGGTCTGTGGATTGGTGCGGCCTGGCAGCACGCACAGGCGGCCCCCATGTATCAGGGCGGCTGGGGCGGCAGCCACGAGCCGTGCGGTTTCCATATGGGCCTGAACGTGAACACGCGTACCGAGCGCTATCAGCGCGAGGACATCTCGGCTCCGTACAGCGCTCATCATCTGCTCTCGCAGCCGGGCAACATCGCCTACGGCATCTGGACGCCGAACTACCCGCAGGCTATCATCGACAAGGGACATGAGTGGTACCTGTTCGGCATGGACTACACGCTGCCGGCCAAGACGGCTGACGAAATGATCGCCATGTGGGACGAGGGCGTGGAAAAGGGCTCGTACTTCAAGGCCGACACGCTTGATGATTTGGCCAAGCAGCTGGATCTTGACGCGACGAAGCTTAAGGAAGTTGTGGCTCGTTATAACGAAATGTGCGACAAGGGCGTGGACGAGGACTTCCATAAGAACCCCGACTTCCTGGTGAAGATCGACGAAGCGGGTCCGTTCTATGCAGCGACGAACACCTGCACGTTCATGACCATCATGGGCGGTCTTCGCACCAGCGCGAACATGGAAGTATGCGACGAAAACGACGAGCCCATCCCCGGTCTGTTCAACGTGGGCTGCATGATCGGCGACATGTACGCAAACGAGTACAACTTCGCCATTCCGGGCAACAGCTACGGCATTAACTGCCTCACGTTTGGCTATCTGCTTGGTCGCGACTTGGCTGCGGGTAAGTTTGAGTAA
- a CDS encoding ZIP family metal transporter, with the protein MQTALLWAAAGTGFTFLMTTLGAASVFLFRKRNSMLFQRIFLGFAAGVMIAASVWSLLIPAIERAEEAGQIGWIPAAGGFVIGVAFLMVLHQLLPHLHPGEQEPEGLPSKWERPTLLFTAVTLHNIPEGMSVGLLFAMAAQSGGDPAMFGMAVALAIGIGIQNVPEGAAVALPLLQEGMSAPKAFGLGALSGLAEPVFGILVVLFAGLISPYMPWMLAFSAGAMMYVVVEELIPEAHLGDHSNAGTLGVMVGFLVMMILDVALG; encoded by the coding sequence ATGCAAACGGCGCTTTTGTGGGCTGCGGCCGGCACCGGATTTACGTTTCTGATGACCACCCTTGGTGCGGCTTCCGTATTTCTATTTCGCAAACGGAATAGCATGTTGTTCCAGCGTATCTTTTTGGGTTTTGCTGCTGGCGTTATGATTGCGGCCTCGGTGTGGTCGCTGCTTATTCCCGCCATCGAGCGCGCTGAAGAGGCGGGTCAGATTGGATGGATACCCGCAGCGGGCGGCTTCGTCATCGGCGTGGCTTTTCTTATGGTGCTTCACCAACTGCTGCCTCATCTGCATCCGGGCGAGCAGGAGCCCGAGGGGCTGCCGAGTAAATGGGAGCGGCCGACGTTGTTGTTTACGGCGGTGACGCTGCATAATATTCCCGAGGGCATGAGCGTGGGCTTGTTGTTTGCCATGGCGGCGCAAAGCGGCGGTGACCCAGCCATGTTTGGTATGGCGGTCGCGCTGGCCATTGGTATTGGCATTCAGAACGTGCCGGAAGGCGCAGCCGTGGCGCTTCCCTTGCTGCAAGAGGGGATGAGTGCACCGAAAGCGTTTGGTCTGGGTGCGCTTTCGGGTTTGGCCGAGCCGGTTTTCGGCATTCTGGTGGTGTTGTTCGCAGGGCTCATTTCGCCCTACATGCCGTGGATGCTTGCGTTCTCGGCGGGTGCCATGATGTATGTGGTGGTGGAGGAGCTTATCCCCGAGGCGCATTTGGGAGATCACTCCAATGCTGGTACGCTGGGCGTTATGGTAGGCTTTCTAGTGATGATGATTCTGGACGTAGCGCTGGGCTAA
- a CDS encoding iron-containing alcohol dehydrogenase, with translation MENFEFVSPTHFVFGKGAEEQVGAKLAERGARKVLLHFGGQSAVKSGLIDRVKASLDAEGIEHVELGGVRPNPEITLVREGIALCKQHDIDWVLAVGGGSVIDSAKAIAVGAHYDGDVWDFFETKQPTDDVLPIAVVLTIPAAGSEASKNTVVSNDALQLKSGYPNNAQRPKLAFMNPELTFTLPPYQTAAGLTDMFCHLLERFFDDVGAVPVTDNLNLSLMKTVRAEAPRVLAEPENYDARANVMWAGMLCHQGLAGVGRHEDWATHGLEHELSALNPAITHGAGLAVMFPAWMEFVYDANPARFAYYGREVFGLAPTGDVEADALSAIDETRSFFASLGMPTTLDELGVYEDDIEKLIPTLKENKGEPFGSFKKLTMDDAREIYRIAL, from the coding sequence ATGGAGAACTTTGAGTTTGTATCGCCGACGCATTTCGTGTTTGGGAAAGGTGCCGAAGAGCAGGTGGGTGCAAAGCTGGCCGAGCGCGGTGCGCGCAAGGTGTTGTTGCACTTTGGCGGGCAGAGTGCGGTCAAAAGCGGCCTCATCGACCGTGTGAAAGCATCGCTTGACGCTGAAGGTATCGAGCATGTGGAGCTGGGCGGTGTGCGTCCGAATCCGGAGATTACGCTGGTGCGCGAAGGTATTGCGCTGTGCAAGCAGCACGATATCGATTGGGTGTTGGCCGTAGGCGGTGGTTCGGTCATCGATTCGGCGAAGGCCATCGCCGTAGGTGCGCACTATGACGGCGACGTGTGGGACTTCTTCGAAACGAAGCAGCCCACCGACGACGTGCTGCCCATTGCCGTTGTGCTTACCATCCCTGCTGCGGGTAGTGAGGCATCGAAGAACACTGTCGTTTCCAACGACGCGCTACAGTTGAAGTCGGGCTATCCGAACAACGCACAGCGCCCCAAGCTTGCATTCATGAACCCGGAACTCACATTCACGCTGCCGCCCTATCAAACGGCGGCGGGATTGACCGATATGTTCTGCCATCTGCTTGAACGCTTCTTCGACGATGTGGGTGCAGTCCCGGTGACGGACAACCTGAATCTTTCGCTTATGAAAACCGTCCGCGCCGAGGCGCCGCGTGTGTTGGCCGAGCCTGAAAACTACGATGCACGCGCAAATGTCATGTGGGCGGGTATGCTTTGCCATCAGGGGCTTGCTGGGGTCGGACGCCACGAGGATTGGGCGACACATGGCCTTGAGCATGAGTTGAGTGCGCTCAACCCGGCGATTACGCACGGCGCGGGTTTGGCCGTGATGTTCCCGGCATGGATGGAGTTCGTTTACGACGCAAATCCAGCGCGCTTTGCCTACTATGGTCGCGAGGTGTTTGGCCTTGCTCCTACCGGCGACGTGGAAGCCGATGCTCTGTCGGCGATCGATGAGACACGCAGCTTCTTCGCCTCGCTCGGCATGCCGACAACGCTTGACGAACTGGGGGTGTATGAAGACGACATCGAAAAGCTCATCCCCACGCTTAAAGAAAACAAGGGAGAACCCTTCGGTAGCTTCAAAAAACTCACTATGGATGACGCGCGCGAGATTTACCGAATCGCACTGTAA
- a CDS encoding phage holin family protein — MNFIIRWLATALAVGVAVWIVPGIEVAGTTETWVAVAIFGLILSLINISIKPIMQLLSLPISIITLGIFYLVVNTLMLYIAAWLSNGIFNAGFDIATFGSAFVASIVISIVSALVNALVGNKD, encoded by the coding sequence ATGAACTTCATCATTCGTTGGCTGGCGACGGCTCTTGCCGTGGGTGTTGCGGTATGGATTGTTCCCGGTATCGAAGTTGCAGGGACCACCGAAACCTGGGTAGCCGTTGCAATTTTCGGCCTTATCCTTTCGCTCATAAACATCAGCATTAAACCCATCATGCAGCTGCTGAGCCTGCCTATCAGCATTATCACACTAGGTATTTTTTACTTGGTAGTGAACACACTTATGCTCTATATTGCCGCATGGCTTTCCAATGGCATCTTCAATGCAGGCTTTGATATTGCCACGTTCGGCAGTGCCTTTGTGGCCTCCATCGTCATCAGTATCGTATCTGCTCTCGTAAACGCCCTCGTCGGCAACAAGGACTAA